In one Bradyrhizobium cosmicum genomic region, the following are encoded:
- a CDS encoding DUF2735 domain-containing protein, whose translation MMNNGLSHGSAKIYQFPVGGRAALAGHRYGDPRFPADHASLPANVSICSDSWYHQDAVDEAKPKWER comes from the coding sequence ATGATGAACAACGGACTGAGTCACGGATCTGCGAAGATCTATCAATTCCCCGTCGGGGGCCGCGCGGCTCTCGCCGGACACCGCTATGGCGATCCCCGCTTTCCTGCCGATCACGCTTCGCTTCCCGCGAACGTCTCGATCTGCAGCGACAGCTGGTACCACCAGGACGCGGTCGACGAAGCAAAGCCCAAATGGGAACGCTAA
- a CDS encoding MliC family protein, giving the protein MGRHKAILLAITMLAGGILSARQADAQTFRTYRCADGTQFIVGFYDDDKRAFVQIDGEPATLAKRLTVSGARYSGSGITLRIPNSGATTVKHLKRPVTACAVIEKAGL; this is encoded by the coding sequence ATGGGCCGGCACAAGGCCATTCTTTTGGCGATCACCATGCTTGCGGGCGGAATTCTCAGTGCGCGCCAGGCGGACGCGCAGACGTTCCGAACCTACCGCTGCGCTGATGGCACGCAGTTCATCGTCGGATTTTATGACGACGACAAGCGCGCCTTCGTCCAAATCGACGGCGAGCCGGCGACTCTCGCCAAGCGGCTGACGGTCTCGGGCGCGCGCTATTCGGGGTCCGGGATCACGTTGAGAATCCCCAACAGCGGGGCGACCACGGTCAAGCATCTCAAGCGGCCGGTGACGGCCTGCGCGGTGATCGAAAAGGCAGGGCTCTAG
- a CDS encoding tyrosine-protein phosphatase has product MSDSPARHLSLQGASNFRDLGGYPTADGRTTRWRHIFRSNHLGQLTAEDIEVVRALGVRSAFDFRGVEERAAGVCVVNEIAVHSLPIEPTVVAALRAELVAGRLTAPVAIEIMRESYRNYVRHNTNSFRALFGHLLEDRAPLVIHCTAGKDRTGFASALILHALGVPDEIIAEDYLLTNTHYKRDATAATDLPDDVRNAIGSVETSYLAAAFAAVDSEYGDLETYLRDGLKIGPQEREALRARYLQT; this is encoded by the coding sequence ATGTCAGACTCCCCTGCCCGCCATCTCAGCCTGCAAGGCGCCAGCAATTTTCGCGACCTCGGCGGCTATCCGACCGCCGACGGCCGCACCACACGCTGGCGGCACATCTTCCGGTCCAACCATCTCGGCCAGCTCACGGCCGAAGACATCGAGGTCGTGCGTGCACTCGGCGTGCGCAGCGCATTCGACTTTCGCGGCGTCGAGGAGCGCGCGGCCGGGGTCTGCGTCGTGAACGAGATCGCCGTGCATTCGCTGCCGATCGAGCCCACGGTCGTGGCCGCGTTGCGCGCCGAGCTCGTCGCAGGCAGGCTGACGGCGCCGGTCGCGATCGAGATCATGCGCGAATCCTATCGCAACTACGTCCGGCACAACACGAATAGCTTCCGCGCGCTGTTCGGTCATCTGCTGGAAGATCGTGCCCCGCTCGTGATCCACTGCACCGCCGGCAAGGACCGCACCGGCTTTGCCAGCGCGCTGATCCTGCATGCGCTGGGCGTGCCCGACGAAATCATTGCGGAGGACTATCTCCTCACCAACACGCACTACAAGCGCGATGCGACCGCCGCCACCGATTTGCCGGACGATGTGCGCAATGCCATCGGCAGCGTCGAGACCTCCTATCTTGCTGCCGCCTTCGCAGCCGTCGACAGTGAGTACGGCGATCTCGAAACCTATTTGCGCGACGGACTCAAGATTGGTCCGCAAGAGCGGGAGGCGCTGCGGGCGCGTTATCTGCAGACGTGA
- a CDS encoding SGNH/GDSL hydrolase family protein: MSDSLPVIDVPQGIIKLEHPLRNFFDALRRPDPVRIVAMGSSSTAGRADVVPYPHRLEMYLRQHYAEPLPDARIDVVNRGKGGQEAPEELKRFKSDIFSENPSLVLWQIGTNAVFHRDQYKFQDVLDAIADGVNQLLKPRQRPMDVVLIDPQYVTAMLRDDKAELSERIVLEIRRIAASAKVNVFQRWALMRHWHVQNGISFEQLLDPTDRPDMLHQSDWSTLQVSQALCKAITDATMSSGWLAVGPKP; the protein is encoded by the coding sequence ATGTCCGACAGTCTGCCGGTGATCGACGTTCCCCAAGGCATCATCAAGCTCGAACACCCGCTGCGAAATTTCTTCGACGCGCTGCGCCGACCGGATCCGGTTCGCATCGTGGCGATGGGATCGTCTTCGACTGCCGGACGGGCGGACGTCGTGCCTTATCCTCATCGCCTCGAGATGTATTTGAGACAGCACTATGCCGAACCGCTGCCGGACGCCCGGATCGACGTCGTGAATCGGGGCAAGGGCGGGCAGGAAGCGCCGGAAGAACTGAAACGCTTCAAGTCCGACATCTTTTCAGAAAATCCCTCGCTGGTACTTTGGCAAATCGGGACCAACGCGGTTTTTCACAGAGATCAGTACAAGTTCCAGGATGTCCTCGACGCAATCGCCGACGGGGTGAACCAGTTGCTCAAGCCGCGTCAACGTCCGATGGACGTCGTGTTGATCGATCCGCAATACGTGACCGCCATGCTTCGCGACGATAAGGCCGAGCTTTCTGAAAGGATCGTCCTGGAGATTCGCAGGATAGCGGCATCTGCAAAGGTGAACGTGTTTCAGCGCTGGGCCCTGATGCGGCATTGGCATGTGCAAAACGGCATTTCTTTCGAGCAACTGCTTGATCCCACTGATCGTCCCGACATGCTTCATCAGAGCGACTGGAGCACGCTTCAGGTTTCCCAGGCGCTGTGCAAAGCGATTACCGATGCAACCATGTCGTCAGGCTGGCTAGCGGTCGGACCGAAACCCTGA
- a CDS encoding SDR family oxidoreductase: protein MQGKVIVVTGALGALGKVVAETAQSRGARIAGIDHAPSQLSATPDRIEIGGVDLSDAAQAKTAIDAAAKHFGRLDALINIAGGFAFETVGDGDIKTWQRMYALNVLTALNASHAALPYLAASKACRIVNIGAIGALQAGSGMGPYAASKAGVHRLTEALANEWKGKVTVNAVLPSIIDTKANRADMPKADFSKWVTPQELAEVILFLASDAASGITGALIPVGGRV, encoded by the coding sequence GTGCAGGGAAAAGTGATTGTGGTGACCGGCGCGCTCGGCGCGCTTGGCAAGGTCGTTGCCGAAACCGCGCAGTCACGCGGCGCGCGTATCGCTGGCATCGATCACGCCCCCTCGCAGCTTTCGGCGACGCCGGACCGGATCGAGATCGGCGGCGTCGATCTGTCCGACGCAGCACAGGCGAAGACAGCGATCGATGCGGCCGCAAAGCATTTCGGCCGGCTCGACGCGTTGATCAACATCGCAGGCGGCTTCGCCTTCGAGACCGTCGGCGACGGCGACATCAAGACGTGGCAACGCATGTATGCACTCAACGTGCTGACCGCCCTCAACGCCTCGCACGCGGCGTTGCCGTATCTCGCCGCCTCCAAGGCATGCCGCATCGTCAACATCGGTGCCATTGGCGCGCTCCAGGCCGGTTCCGGCATGGGCCCCTACGCCGCCTCGAAGGCCGGCGTGCATCGCCTCACCGAAGCGCTTGCGAACGAATGGAAGGGCAAAGTCACCGTGAACGCGGTGTTGCCGTCGATCATCGACACCAAGGCAAACCGCGCCGACATGCCGAAAGCAGACTTCTCCAAATGGGTCACGCCGCAGGAGCTCGCGGAGGTGATCTTGTTCCTTGCAAGCGACGCCGCAAGCGGCATCACCGGGGCGCTGATCCCCGTGGGCGGGCGAGTATAA
- a CDS encoding DUF2161 domain-containing phosphodiesterase, whose protein sequence is METTLYLPVKRFLEELGFTVKGEIGGCDLVGLSAGDPPVVVIGELKLAFNLELILQAIDRAPAGDEVWIAARMSIRGKGRESDARYRNLCRRLGFGMLGVTDRGQVEVLVKPPTAAPRREPKVRSRLVAEHQRRQGDPVLGGSTRAPIMTAYRQQALACASELAGGPRRVRELRDRCPDAGKILLNNVYGWFERADRGIYGLTEAGHAALKRWPQQRIERDAGVVSAS, encoded by the coding sequence GTGGAAACCACGCTCTATCTGCCCGTCAAACGCTTCCTCGAAGAGCTCGGCTTCACGGTCAAGGGCGAGATCGGCGGCTGCGATCTCGTGGGCCTCAGCGCGGGCGATCCACCGGTCGTGGTGATCGGCGAGCTCAAGCTCGCCTTCAATCTCGAGCTCATTCTGCAAGCCATCGATCGCGCGCCAGCCGGCGACGAGGTCTGGATCGCCGCAAGGATGTCGATCCGCGGCAAGGGACGCGAGAGCGATGCGCGCTATCGCAATCTCTGCCGCCGGCTCGGCTTCGGGATGCTCGGGGTGACCGACCGCGGCCAGGTCGAGGTGCTGGTGAAGCCGCCGACCGCGGCACCGCGCCGCGAGCCGAAGGTTCGCTCGCGCCTCGTGGCCGAGCATCAACGCCGCCAGGGCGATCCCGTGCTCGGCGGCAGCACGCGCGCGCCGATCATGACGGCCTATCGGCAGCAGGCATTGGCGTGCGCATCGGAACTCGCGGGAGGCCCGCGGCGCGTGCGCGAATTGCGCGACCGTTGCCCTGACGCTGGCAAGATCTTGCTTAACAATGTGTATGGCTGGTTCGAACGCGCCGACCGGGGAATCTACGGGCTTACGGAGGCCGGGCACGCCGCGCTGAAGCGCTGGCCGCAACAACGGATCGAACGCGATGCCGGTGTCGTGTCAGCGTCCTGA
- a CDS encoding GNAT family N-acetyltransferase, with translation MILEENVRTTPVPGYVRTLSQQEELPLLRDHLLRLDAGSRHDRFNGFLDDSFIERYAARCAEDGTVIVAYIVDGVVRGAAELHPPEGDSLPEVAFSVEASARRQNVGTILFSRLIAEARWKGYKRLRITTGSENHAMRALARKFGAHLAFRHGESTGTIDLAKTPEAELAELAASPFVAGRALLSFNSTCWKIISSMYGSRAA, from the coding sequence GTGATATTGGAAGAGAACGTCCGCACGACGCCCGTTCCGGGCTATGTACGGACCCTGAGCCAGCAGGAAGAATTGCCGCTCCTGCGCGATCACCTGCTTAGGCTCGATGCCGGAAGCCGGCATGATCGTTTCAACGGCTTCCTCGACGACAGTTTCATCGAGCGTTACGCCGCCCGCTGTGCCGAGGACGGCACCGTGATCGTTGCCTATATCGTCGACGGCGTGGTCCGCGGTGCGGCCGAGCTGCATCCGCCGGAGGGCGATTCGCTGCCCGAGGTTGCCTTCAGCGTTGAAGCCTCGGCGCGCCGCCAGAACGTCGGGACCATCTTGTTCAGCCGGCTGATCGCGGAAGCGCGCTGGAAGGGCTACAAGCGCCTGCGCATCACCACGGGCTCCGAGAATCACGCGATGCGGGCGCTCGCCAGGAAGTTCGGGGCGCATCTTGCTTTCCGTCATGGCGAATCGACCGGCACGATCGATCTTGCCAAGACGCCGGAGGCCGAGCTCGCTGAACTCGCGGCCTCGCCATTCGTGGCCGGCCGCGCCTTGCTCAGCTTCAACTCGACATGCTGGAAGATCATTTCCAGCATGTACGGTAGTCGCGCCGCCTGA
- a CDS encoding PaaI family thioesterase translates to MTPLEKLQAMKMPFAELKGVEFIEAGRDRVVARMTVRPDLCTLHHTIHGGAVMALADSVGAAATVINLPEDAKGTTTLESKTNFIGGAKEGTTVIATATPVHRGRRTQVWTTRLETEDGKLVAVVTQTQLVLV, encoded by the coding sequence ATGACGCCGCTCGAGAAACTTCAAGCGATGAAGATGCCATTCGCCGAGCTCAAGGGCGTCGAGTTCATCGAGGCCGGGAGGGATCGCGTCGTAGCGCGGATGACGGTCCGTCCCGATCTCTGCACGCTCCACCACACCATTCACGGCGGTGCGGTGATGGCGCTCGCCGATTCCGTCGGCGCGGCGGCAACCGTGATCAACCTGCCGGAGGACGCCAAGGGCACGACCACCCTGGAGAGCAAGACCAACTTCATCGGTGGGGCCAAGGAGGGAACTACGGTTATCGCCACAGCGACCCCGGTGCACAGGGGTCGGCGGACCCAAGTCTGGACCACTCGGCTGGAAACCGAGGACGGCAAGCTCGTCGCAGTGGTCACCCAGACGCAGCTCGTCCTCGTATGA
- a CDS encoding cobalamin-binding protein, whose product MRHFPPRRIVCLTEETVETLYLLGEQDRIVGVSGYAVRPPQVRREKPRVSAFVSADMPKILALEPDLVLAFSDLQAGIVADLVRAGVDVHVFNQRDIAGILAMIRTLGALVGAVERAEELAHGHERRLAAMAATSRPSSRPRVYFEEWDDPLISGIGWVSELIEIAGGADVFPELRARQAAKDRIISADAVREASPDVILASWCGKKVVPARIRARDGWSEIPAVRNDRIVEIKSPIILQPGPAALTDGLDAIVTALWGERP is encoded by the coding sequence ATGCGCCACTTCCCGCCCCGCCGCATCGTCTGCCTGACCGAAGAGACCGTCGAAACGCTCTATTTGCTCGGCGAGCAGGACCGCATCGTCGGCGTCTCCGGCTACGCCGTCCGTCCGCCGCAGGTGCGGCGCGAGAAGCCGCGGGTGTCGGCCTTCGTCTCGGCGGACATGCCGAAAATCCTGGCGCTGGAACCGGACCTGGTGCTCGCCTTCTCGGATCTCCAGGCCGGTATCGTCGCTGATCTCGTTCGCGCCGGCGTCGATGTCCACGTCTTCAATCAGCGCGACATCGCCGGGATTTTGGCGATGATCCGAACACTCGGCGCGCTGGTCGGTGCGGTCGAGCGCGCCGAGGAACTCGCGCACGGCCACGAGCGGCGCCTTGCCGCGATGGCAGCAACATCCCGCCCCTCATCGCGGCCAAGAGTCTACTTCGAAGAATGGGACGACCCGCTGATCTCCGGCATCGGCTGGGTCTCCGAGCTGATCGAGATCGCCGGCGGCGCGGATGTGTTTCCGGAGCTGCGCGCCCGCCAGGCGGCCAAGGATCGTATCATCTCGGCGGACGCGGTGCGTGAAGCGTCGCCCGACGTGATCCTGGCGTCATGGTGCGGCAAGAAGGTCGTGCCCGCCCGCATCCGCGCGCGCGACGGCTGGAGTGAAATTCCGGCCGTGCGCAATGATCGCATCGTCGAGATCAAATCGCCGATCATCCTGCAACCGGGGCCAGCGGCGCTGACGGATGGGCTGGATGCGATCGTGACCGCGCTATGGGGCGAACGCCCCTGA
- the kynU gene encoding kynureninase: MPTRKTTLRVYDDTKALFHLPEGVIYLDGNSLGALPLGVAERVNRVITTEWGNELIRAWNSAGWYAQPRHVGDRIARLIGAEAGSVMVGDTLSLKVYQALAAALDMNASRKVVLSDTGNFPTDLYMAEGLIATLGRGHQLRLVAPEEIEAALSEEIAVLYITEVDYRTGRRHDMAKLTEKAHALGIVTVWDLAHSAGALPVDLAGCGADFAAGCTYKYINAGPGAPAFLYVAPRHADTARAALSGWMGHEKPFAFELGYAAAGGVERMRVGTPPVLAMAALEASLDIWDRVDIAEVRARSLALGDLLIAEVERRCPSLKLVTPRSHEHRGSQVSFAFEGGYAAMQALIARGVIGDFRAPDIMRFGITPLYIGESEIMRAAEIMEEVIGDEVWRRPEYQVVNAVT, encoded by the coding sequence ATGCCCACTCGCAAGACCACGCTTCGCGTCTATGACGACACCAAAGCCTTGTTCCACCTGCCTGAAGGCGTGATCTATCTCGACGGCAATTCGCTCGGCGCGCTGCCGCTGGGCGTTGCCGAGCGCGTCAACCGCGTCATCACCACGGAATGGGGCAACGAGCTGATCCGCGCCTGGAACAGTGCAGGCTGGTACGCCCAGCCGCGCCATGTCGGCGATCGCATCGCGCGATTGATCGGCGCGGAAGCCGGCTCCGTGATGGTCGGCGACACGCTGTCGCTGAAAGTCTATCAGGCCCTTGCGGCGGCGCTCGACATGAACGCATCGCGCAAGGTGGTCCTGTCGGACACCGGCAATTTTCCGACTGATCTGTACATGGCCGAAGGCCTGATCGCGACGCTCGGCCGAGGCCATCAATTGCGTCTGGTGGCGCCGGAGGAGATCGAGGCCGCGTTGTCGGAGGAGATCGCCGTCCTATACATCACCGAGGTCGACTACCGCACCGGCCGGCGCCACGACATGGCGAAGCTGACCGAGAAAGCGCACGCGCTCGGCATCGTCACCGTCTGGGATCTCGCCCATTCCGCCGGTGCGTTGCCGGTCGATCTTGCGGGCTGCGGCGCCGATTTCGCCGCGGGCTGCACCTACAAATACATCAATGCCGGTCCCGGCGCCCCGGCCTTCCTCTACGTCGCGCCGCGTCACGCCGACACTGCGCGCGCAGCTCTGTCCGGATGGATGGGGCACGAAAAGCCGTTTGCCTTCGAGCTTGGCTATGCGGCCGCGGGCGGCGTCGAGCGCATGCGGGTGGGCACGCCGCCGGTGCTGGCGATGGCAGCGCTGGAAGCCTCGCTCGACATCTGGGATCGCGTCGACATCGCCGAGGTGCGCGCCCGCTCGCTGGCGCTCGGCGATCTCCTGATCGCGGAGGTCGAGCGTCGTTGCCCGTCCTTGAAGCTTGTCACCCCGCGCTCGCATGAGCACCGCGGCTCGCAAGTCTCCTTCGCCTTCGAGGGCGGCTACGCCGCCATGCAGGCCCTGATCGCCCGCGGCGTCATCGGCGACTTCCGCGCGCCCGACATCATGCGGTTCGGAATTACGCCGCTTTACATCGGCGAGAGCGAGATCATGCGGGCGGCCGAGATCATGGAAGAAGTGATCGGAGACGAGGTGTGGCGCCGGCCGGAATATCAGGTCGTCAACGCGGTGACGTGA
- the kynA gene encoding tryptophan 2,3-dioxygenase yields the protein MTSSDYDPTSEGAETDFARRMSYGDYLALDAILGAQHPLSEAHDEMLFIIQHQTTELWMRLALHELTAARRAIAKDEVAPAMKMLARMSRIFEQLNGAWDVLRTMTPSEYTRFRSQLGQSSGFQSRQYRLIEFLLGNRNHAMLKPHAHDVETTKLLEAELATPSLYDEVLRLADRNGLKMPAAVLARDVRETHSFNEGVLQAWRQVYEAPEAHWMLYEVAEKLVDFEDYFRRWRFNHVTTVERVIGFKRGTGGTGGVSYLKRMLEVELFPELWRVRTIL from the coding sequence ATGACGTCCAGCGATTACGATCCCACCAGCGAAGGCGCCGAGACCGATTTCGCCCGGCGGATGTCCTATGGCGATTATCTGGCGCTGGATGCGATCCTCGGCGCGCAGCATCCGCTGTCGGAAGCCCATGACGAGATGCTGTTCATCATCCAGCATCAGACGACAGAGCTGTGGATGCGGCTCGCCCTCCATGAGCTGACCGCCGCGCGCCGCGCGATCGCAAAGGACGAGGTCGCGCCGGCCATGAAGATGCTGGCGCGGATGTCGCGCATCTTCGAGCAGCTCAACGGCGCCTGGGACGTGCTGCGCACCATGACGCCGAGCGAATATACGCGCTTTCGCTCCCAACTCGGCCAGTCCTCTGGCTTCCAGTCACGGCAGTACCGGTTGATCGAATTCCTGCTCGGCAACCGCAACCACGCCATGCTCAAGCCGCACGCGCATGATGTGGAAACGACGAAGCTGCTCGAAGCCGAGCTCGCGACGCCGAGCCTTTACGATGAAGTGCTGCGGCTCGCCGATCGCAACGGGCTGAAGATGCCGGCGGCGGTGCTGGCACGCGACGTCCGCGAGACCCACAGCTTCAACGAAGGCGTGCTACAGGCTTGGCGTCAGGTTTACGAGGCGCCGGAAGCGCACTGGATGCTCTACGAGGTCGCCGAAAAGCTGGTCGACTTCGAGGACTACTTTCGCCGCTGGCGTTTCAACCATGTGACGACGGTCGAGCGTGTCATCGGTTTCAAGCGTGGCACCGGGGGCACCGGCGGCGTCAGCTATCTCAAGCGCATGCTGGAGGTCGAGCTGTTCCCCGAGCTCTGGCGTGTGCGTACAATTCTGTAG
- a CDS encoding alpha/beta hydrolase: protein MRDWDDAYANSAHIPGSDKMPAQWAERAAAYRAGLKGFRTDIAYGDRERQRLDLILPDGDSKGLVVFVHGGYWMRFDKSTWTDLAEGARHHGWTVALPSYTLTPAARICDITAEITAAIAKAASLVSGPIRLAGHSAGGHLVTRMLCDDSRLEPSVFNRIAGTLSISGLHDLRPLLKTKMNETLRMTMEEATLESAALHLPRGHSPVTAWVGGSERPEFIRQSDLMANIWTGFDVPTRLVVDPGLNHFTVIDALKDPSSPITARLIGLD from the coding sequence ATGCGCGATTGGGATGATGCTTACGCCAATTCGGCCCATATCCCGGGCTCCGACAAGATGCCGGCGCAATGGGCGGAGCGGGCGGCGGCCTACCGCGCCGGACTGAAGGGTTTTCGCACCGATATCGCCTATGGCGACCGCGAGCGCCAGCGCCTCGACCTCATCCTGCCTGACGGCGACAGCAAGGGTCTCGTCGTCTTCGTGCACGGCGGTTACTGGATGCGCTTCGACAAGTCGACCTGGACCGATCTGGCCGAAGGTGCGCGGCACCACGGTTGGACGGTGGCGCTGCCGAGTTACACCCTGACACCGGCCGCACGCATCTGCGACATCACCGCGGAAATCACAGCCGCAATCGCCAAAGCCGCTTCGCTCGTTTCCGGTCCGATCCGTCTAGCCGGTCATTCCGCCGGCGGCCATCTCGTCACGCGCATGCTGTGCGACGACAGCCGGCTCGAACCTTCCGTCTTTAATCGCATCGCCGGCACGCTTTCGATCAGCGGGCTGCACGATCTGCGTCCGCTGCTGAAGACGAAGATGAACGAGACGCTGCGCATGACCATGGAGGAGGCGACGCTGGAAAGCGCGGCGCTGCACCTGCCACGCGGACATTCGCCCGTGACCGCCTGGGTCGGCGGCAGCGAGCGGCCGGAATTCATTCGCCAATCCGATCTGATGGCCAATATCTGGACCGGCTTCGACGTGCCGACGCGCCTCGTCGTCGATCCCGGGCTGAACCATTTTACCGTGATCGACGCCCTGAAGGATCCATCATCGCCGATCACCGCGCGCCTGATCGGCCTCGACTGA
- a CDS encoding ArgE/DapE family deacylase, with protein sequence MNAETQQRILDAVDAGFEAQLATTRDFVAIPSTRGAEGPCQDMIGDLLRERGYEVDDWHINVDDLKDLRGFGPIEHDFSKARSVVGTYRPQTNAGKSLIIQGHCDVVPAGPLELWETPPFSPVIKDGKMFGRGACDMKSGTIGALHALDAIKAAGFKPTARIHFQSVIEEESTGVGALSTLQRGYRADACFIPEPTSGKMVRSQVGVIWFRLRVKGHPTHVAFAGSGANAIMAAYHLIQAVQKLEIEWNERAKADRHFKTLNHPINFNPGIIKGGDWASSVPAWCDVDCRIAILPGWSVADHQKEIAACVAAAARNHRFLANNPPEIEWSGFLSEGYELTDAAAPEAAFAKAFDKVYGGAVEDLVFTALTDTRFYGLNYGIPSLCFGASGGEMHGFNEFVDLDSLKKSTKATALFIAEWCGVEKV encoded by the coding sequence ATGAATGCCGAAACGCAGCAGAGGATTCTTGACGCCGTCGATGCCGGCTTCGAAGCCCAGCTTGCGACCACCCGCGATTTCGTTGCGATCCCTTCGACCCGCGGGGCGGAGGGGCCGTGCCAGGACATGATCGGCGACCTCCTGCGCGAGCGCGGCTATGAGGTCGACGACTGGCACATCAATGTCGACGATCTCAAGGACCTCCGCGGCTTCGGCCCGATCGAGCATGATTTTTCGAAGGCGCGCTCGGTGGTCGGCACCTACCGTCCGCAGACCAACGCCGGTAAATCGCTGATCATTCAAGGGCACTGCGACGTGGTGCCCGCGGGCCCGCTGGAGTTGTGGGAGACGCCGCCGTTCTCGCCGGTCATCAAGGACGGCAAGATGTTTGGCCGCGGCGCCTGCGACATGAAATCCGGCACGATCGGCGCGCTTCATGCGCTGGACGCGATCAAGGCCGCTGGTTTCAAGCCGACCGCGCGCATTCACTTCCAGTCGGTGATCGAGGAGGAGAGCACCGGCGTCGGCGCGCTCTCGACGCTGCAGCGCGGCTACCGCGCGGACGCCTGCTTCATCCCGGAGCCGACCAGCGGCAAGATGGTGCGCTCGCAAGTCGGCGTGATCTGGTTTCGCCTGCGCGTGAAGGGCCATCCGACCCATGTCGCTTTCGCCGGTTCCGGCGCCAATGCCATCATGGCGGCATATCATCTGATCCAGGCGGTCCAGAAGCTCGAGATCGAATGGAACGAGCGGGCCAAGGCCGATCGTCACTTCAAGACGCTCAACCATCCCATCAACTTCAATCCCGGCATCATCAAGGGCGGCGACTGGGCTTCCAGCGTGCCGGCCTGGTGCGACGTCGATTGCCGTATCGCGATTCTGCCGGGCTGGTCGGTCGCCGACCACCAGAAGGAGATCGCGGCCTGCGTTGCCGCGGCCGCGCGCAACCACCGCTTCCTCGCCAACAACCCGCCGGAGATCGAATGGTCGGGATTCCTGTCGGAGGGCTATGAGCTGACCGACGCCGCAGCGCCCGAGGCCGCCTTCGCCAAGGCCTTCGACAAGGTCTATGGCGGCGCAGTCGAAGACCTCGTCTTTACGGCGCTCACCGACACCCGCTTCTACGGCCTCAATTATGGCATCCCGAGCCTGTGCTTCGGCGCAAGCGGCGGCGAGATGCACGGCTTCAACGAATTCGTCGACCTGGACTCGCTGAAGAAATCGACCAAGGCAACAGCGCTGTTCATCGCGGAATGGTGCGGTGTGGAGAAGGTCTAG
- a CDS encoding pyridoxamine 5'-phosphate oxidase family protein: MSQTETQNSYPTSARNKVKRRHDRGFYDHDTVHRILDSSMMCHVSYVIDGQPYCTPTFFWREGTKLYWHGSSASRMLRNQTKGERVCLTVAHLDSLVLARSGFNHSADYRAVMAFGSAYLVTDPEEKERAVIAMVDRFFPGRTASLRASNTQEIKATSFIAMEIEEASAKVRAKGVADDDEDYALPIYAERIPVRTVLGAPEPCPRLLDGVTRPGTLNGYSEGRLLEDALRDAYFVEYPNG; encoded by the coding sequence GTGAGTCAGACTGAGACCCAGAATTCCTACCCGACTTCAGCGCGCAACAAGGTGAAGCGCCGTCACGACCGCGGTTTTTACGATCACGACACCGTACATCGCATCCTGGACTCCTCGATGATGTGCCACGTGTCGTATGTCATCGACGGCCAGCCCTATTGCACGCCGACCTTCTTCTGGCGCGAGGGCACCAAGCTGTACTGGCACGGTTCGAGCGCGAGCCGCATGCTGCGCAACCAGACCAAAGGCGAGCGCGTCTGCCTCACGGTCGCCCACCTTGACAGCCTGGTGCTGGCGCGCAGCGGCTTCAACCACTCCGCCGATTACCGCGCCGTGATGGCGTTCGGCAGTGCCTATCTCGTTACCGATCCCGAGGAGAAAGAGCGCGCGGTGATCGCGATGGTCGATCGTTTCTTCCCCGGTCGCACCGCGAGCCTGCGAGCCAGCAACACGCAGGAGATCAAGGCGACCTCGTTCATCGCGATGGAGATCGAGGAGGCCTCGGCAAAGGTTCGCGCCAAGGGTGTCGCCGACGATGACGAGGACTACGCGCTGCCCATCTATGCCGAGCGGATCCCCGTGCGCACCGTGCTCGGCGCGCCGGAGCCGTGTCCGCGGCTGCTCGACGGCGTGACGCGCCCTGGGACGCTGAATGGCTATTCGGAAGGCCGACTGCTCGAAGATGCATTGCGGGATGCATATTTTGTGGAGTACCCGAACGGCTGA